The nucleotide window CGATCGACCCGCGCAGCGGCCTGCGGCGAAGGCACCATCTCGACGATGCAGCTTTTCAGAACGCCATCCGCAAGGCGGCAAGGGCGGCAGGCCTTTCCCAGCGGGTAACACCGCACACATTGCGTCATTCATTCGCCACCCATCTGCTGGTAGGCGGGGCCGACATCAGAACTGTACAGGAACTGCTTGGCCATGCCGATGTCGCCACCACGATGATCTACACCCATGTACTCAACCGGCCGGGGCTTGCGGTGCGAAGCCCGCTCGACAACCTTTAATTCGGAAAATTGTCGATTTTTCTTGGGAGAATACAGCTCATCAGGTTCCAGTTTGCGCTCTTTACCTGTCTCCCGCAGCCTTTGAACAATGTTTCTATGAAAAAAGAATGGTGCCCACTATTGACGACCGGCCTCATCACCGCTTACTCCCCCCTGTTTCATGCCATCAAGATAATCAGCCCACTGTTGCTATCATATTTGAAAAAGCAAAAGTCAAGAAAAAGTTAACCACTCAGCGCTCTTCCAATTTGACGCTGATAAATTATGGGGGCTAACCCTGAAACGGGTAACGCAAGCTTCAGACGCAGCAACGCCGATTTTCACGGCCTCGCAGGAGAGGGCGGTATTGTCAGCAAAAAGGAACGGCATAAAGGAACCAGGCAGCAGGATCAGCCTCAACAACCTGGGCAGCAGCGAGTCTATCAAGTAATCTTTTTGTTGCCGTCCGTTGTGCGTTTTTGTTATAAGGGCCGCTATCCACTGATTATGGCGAGATCTGCAACAGATAAGAAATAACTGATTTCAACAGCAGCGGAAAATCTTTTGCGAAGTAAATGCACCCGAAGAGCTCGAAAAAATCAGAAAGGAAGATTGCACATGACCGTAAAGGCGCTTTCGTTTGTAGCAAAGTCCGGCACCGGCAAGACGACCCTGATGGAAAAGGTCATCGCCCTGTTGAAGCAGAGAGGTTACCGGGTGGGCGTTATCAAGCATGACGCCCACCGTTTCGACATCGATCACCCGGGGAAGGACAGCTATCGCCTGGCCGCTGCCGGCGCCGACGTCATGCTGATCTCTTCTCCCGAAAAACTGGCGCTCGTGAAAAAACACCCCTCATCCCCGGCGCTTGAGGAACTTATCGAGTCCTACTGCACCGACGTGGATATCGTTTTGACCGAGGGATTCAAACATGGTTCGCTGCCGAAAATCGAGCTGCATCGTCAAGAGCGGAGCGTCACGCTGATCTGCCGGGGGGAGGAGAACGATCCGACGCTTTTGGCGGTGGCAAGCGATGAACCGCTTGCACTCGATGTACCGGTGCTCGATCTTAACGATGCGGCAGCGGTCGTTGACTTTATCGAGGAGAAA belongs to Syntrophobacterales bacterium and includes:
- a CDS encoding tyrosine-type recombinase/integrase is translated as MDPRSGLRRRHHLDDAAFQNAIRKAARAAGLSQRVTPHTLRHSFATHLLVGGADIRTVQELLGHADVATTMIYTHVLNRPGLAVRSPLDNL
- the mobB gene encoding molybdopterin-guanine dinucleotide biosynthesis protein B, with translation MTVKALSFVAKSGTGKTTLMEKVIALLKQRGYRVGVIKHDAHRFDIDHPGKDSYRLAAAGADVMLISSPEKLALVKKHPSSPALEELIESYCTDVDIVLTEGFKHGSLPKIELHRQERSVTLICRGEENDPTLLAVASDEPLALDVPVLDLNDAAAVVDFIEEKFLK